The following coding sequences lie in one Silvanigrella aquatica genomic window:
- a CDS encoding peroxiredoxin: MSRILGVSEQFPKFSIPAVVSLEHGKEFAEISNETMKGRWSVFFFWPMDFTFVCPTEIAEFNKFYKQFLDRDTDLYGVSTDTKYVHLAWRQHHEDLKNLQFPMLADNTKNLSEELGILHPTDKVPFRATYIVDPEGVVRWVSVNDLSVGRNVKEVLRTLDALQTDELCPCNWEKGQATIK, translated from the coding sequence ATGTCACGTATTCTTGGAGTTTCTGAACAATTTCCTAAATTTTCCATACCAGCTGTTGTTTCCTTGGAACATGGTAAAGAATTCGCCGAAATCAGCAATGAAACAATGAAGGGGAGATGGTCTGTCTTTTTCTTCTGGCCTATGGATTTCACTTTCGTTTGCCCCACAGAAATTGCGGAGTTTAATAAATTCTACAAACAATTTCTCGATCGCGACACGGACTTATACGGTGTTAGCACAGACACAAAATATGTACACTTGGCTTGGCGCCAACATCATGAAGATCTCAAAAATTTGCAATTCCCTATGCTCGCTGACAATACAAAAAATTTAAGTGAAGAACTTGGAATTTTACATCCCACAGACAAAGTGCCTTTTAGAGCGACTTACATTGTGGATCCCGAAGGAGTTGTGCGCTGGGTCAGCGTCAACGATCTCTCTGTAGGACGCAACGTAAAAGAAGTATTACGCACACTAGATGCTCTTCAAACTGATGAACTTTGTCCTTGCAACTGGGAAAAGGGACAAGCAACTATTAAGTAA